A DNA window from Parabacteroides johnsonii DSM 18315 contains the following coding sequences:
- the ribH gene encoding 6,7-dimethyl-8-ribityllumazine synthase translates to MATAYQNLSEYDFNSVPDGSEVTVGIVVAEWNKHITEKLLEGACNTLEKHGVKAENIYVKRVPGSFELTFGAKRMAETKEVDAVIVLGCVVRGDTPHFDYVCSGVTQGITELNLMYDIPFIFGLLTTDTMQQSEDRAGGKYGNKGDEAAVTALKMVNFSA, encoded by the coding sequence CAGCTTATCAAAATTTATCGGAATACGACTTCAACAGTGTTCCTGACGGATCGGAGGTGACTGTCGGAATCGTCGTAGCAGAATGGAACAAGCACATCACCGAAAAGCTATTGGAAGGTGCCTGCAACACATTGGAAAAACATGGCGTCAAAGCCGAAAACATATATGTAAAACGAGTACCGGGCAGCTTCGAACTGACTTTTGGCGCAAAAAGAATGGCTGAAACAAAAGAAGTAGACGCCGTTATCGTTTTAGGTTGTGTTGTAAGAGGCGATACTCCTCATTTCGATTATGTATGTTCAGGCGTTACGCAGGGTATTACAGAATTGAACCTTATGTACGATATTCCGTTCATTTTCGGACTATTAACGACAGATACCATGCAGCAATCCGAAGACCGTGCAGGTGGCAAATACGGAAACAAAGGCGATGAAGCAGCAGTAACCGCTCTTAAAATGGTAAATTTTTCTGCCTAA
- a CDS encoding ISAon1 family transposase N-terminal region protein — MSYDQFLRFIFPEGMFDYFELSDFKEKSDRVEIYFEEKNIHPQEYATDNLESKGFYEQVRMQDYPMRGRSCLLFIKKRRWFNHSTGKYVSRNWKLVAEGTQITTEFASFLKALDRLSRS; from the coding sequence ATGAGTTACGATCAATTTCTTCGTTTTATCTTTCCGGAGGGAATGTTTGATTATTTTGAGTTGTCTGATTTCAAAGAAAAGTCGGATAGGGTAGAAATATACTTTGAAGAGAAGAATATACACCCCCAAGAATATGCAACCGATAACTTGGAAAGCAAGGGCTTTTATGAACAAGTCAGGATGCAGGATTATCCGATGCGTGGGCGTAGCTGCCTGTTGTTTATCAAAAAACGAAGATGGTTCAATCACAGTACTGGCAAATATGTAAGCCGCAATTGGAAATTAGTGGCAGAAGGAACGCAAATAACGACTGAATTTGCGTCTTTTTTAAAAGCATTGGATCGACTCTCGCGCTCTTAG